The genomic stretch GGGGACTAATGCGGAAGTGGAGCGGCGCTGGTAGCCGGCATGAGAGTTGTGAAGCTTTGCATATCCATCAGTATATAGAGTAGTCCATTATCGGGTACCGTTTCCTGATGATGGAGGCTACTTGTTGACTGGAAGTTGATACTGTTAACCgctttgtttgcttttcttctttagtagtaactttttttttatcatgatttTTGGAGTTTGGTAGTTAGGCAGCTTTTCTAAACATGCCACTGTCTGACATGATCAGTCTGCTcttctgtcttgtttttgttttatcctTTGGCAATGGCAACGCAAAGGATTTGGGGGCTCTGTGTTCCACTTGTAAACAAATAACTGATAATTTCAACAAGGTAAGTCCTGTGTGATCTGGTTCCAAAGTGCAGATGTTCAGGATGAGCGAAAGGTGACCGCTATAGTTTAATCACTACATAATCTGATTGCATTATATCCATTTTTGTAAGGGTTTTGAAAGAACTACAAAGAAGAATTTTGGTGGTGGAAATACAGCATGGGAAGAAAGGAAGCTGTCAAAATATGAGACCAGGTGAGGTTTGATGCATGCACCTTTAAAATGCTGACCTGCATGCAGGCAAAGATTGTGAAGGCTTTCACGTGTGTTCTACAGAGTGAACATGCATTATTTCTATACATTGTGTGTTGACATGGGGTGTATACTGTGACATCCTGGAGTGACTGTGTTTTCGTTGTGTTTTCAGTGAGATTCGGCTGGTGGAGATTCTCGAGGGTTTGTGTGACAGCAGCAGTTTTGAGTGTAACCACATGGTAGAAGAATATGAGGAGCACTTTGAGACTTGGTGGTTCAAGAGGTCAGGAATTGAGCTCCATCTCCTGAATAACATGCAGCATGATTTGTTTAATTCATGTTTAATTTGTACACTCTCCATAGTATGCTAAACGTTTCATTGTAATTCCATGTTAATTGGTTGCAGGAAAACGAAGCACCCCGATCTACACAAATGGTTTTGTATCGAAACAATCAAAGTCTGCTGCCCTAAAGGAACATTTGGACCAGATTGTAACTGTAAGTCAGTACAATTGCTTCTGCTTTGTTTCAAGGTATCCTGTTTGTTAAGTTACATTTACTTGTTTTGATGTAGCCTGTGTAGGAGGATCTGACAGACCGTGCCATGGAAACGGTAGATGTGACGGTGATGGGACGAGGGGAGGAAGCGGCAAGTGCACATGTGACCCTGGATATGAAGGAGAGTTTTGCCTGGACTGTGCTGAGAGATATTTCAGTGAGGAGAGGAATGACACCTTCTCCTCATGCAAAGGTAAGCAGCATAGATTGCATATAGATTTGGGTTTCCTTCCCTTCCCATACTCAAGAGTTTCTTTTCAAAACCTGTTTTTAAAACTGCCGGAGAAACATTAACTGAAGAAATTGTAAGGGCAGGTTTAAAACTGATGCTATGGATGATCTATAATAACGGTTTTAGCTATAATTATATAGCTATAATTATGGTTTTCTATAATAACTGTAAGGTATCAGGACCAGCTAGAGGCCTGTAACAATAACAGAATGAAAGTTGTGATCTGTATATTTAAAGATGATCTGCAATGCTGTAACTATAGCATGTGCTACATATCAGTTTTTACTAGGCAGATGAATTTGTGTTAGAATTTGTGTGCACGGATGACTGCTATGTGAAAAACACCGGtgaaacacacaaaatggaGTCAGTGAAAAGTTAAATAACTGTGgctaaaaaaatactgaaacaaaataaagatgCTAACCAGACTCTAATCTAACACATGATGTAAGAGACGTATGCAAGCTGCCTTTCCCTTAGGCACGCTCATGGATGTACTCTTTTACCACTGAGTGCTGCTGTTATGTTATGATTTATATAATCTACTTTCAGTTAACTTATTAGGCTGAAAAGTGGCAACTAAATGAAAAGCCTGATTAGCTAATGATATACATTAATACAGACTATAGTCACATAAGTTTACATACAGATGTTGTGCACTGTGTCAACACTGTTTCCCCTAGAAATATCGTCTAGCATCAGATCATGTTAATTAACATCCCCCTCTAAAATAAAGTTCCTACTGACAGCCCATTCTTTTACCACCAAGAAAGATCTGAACCAAATTGAAAGTGTTGCATTTAAGCAAATTCACTTGTCTTTTGTGAAAGTCAACaggaagtctttttttttttcttcatctgatGGTTGGTTggctgagattttttttcttggatGCATAATCTACTTGTCTATTGGCAATTCAAGCGCTTTAACATATAATCATGCCTGAGTTTAGCTGGTGCAGCTGGAACTGGcttatgatggtgatgtgatcgTGTTTGCAGAGTGTCACTCATCTTGCACAACCTGCACTGGAGCCACTAATAAGGACTGTAATGACTGCCGTGATGGCTGggaagaagatgaggaagaagcatgtattggtgagaatAATTTCCTTGTTGCAGTTATCCTCATTTTATTCTTCTGTTATGTATTTTTCTATATGTGTTTGCATTCCTGGCTGTTGTGAGCATAGACATGCGCATTTAGAGGAGAATTTAGACCTAGACCTAACATGCATCTCAATACGATCTTCTACAATGTTTCAGACATTGACGAGTGCTCCAAAGACCCTCCTCCATGCAAAGACAAGGAATACTGCTTGAACACTGATGGATCATATTCCTGCAATGGTTAGTAAGCATAAACTTCTTCACTACTTATTATGGGTTGTACATTTGTTGGGGATTActtggtgtaaaaaaaaaaaaaaataaaaagttgccAGTTGCTTTAATGCAATATGACAAGTGCTAGTACAGtggccatcagactcctcagtACAGACCTGTCCACCATACATATCCTTAGTGACTCTACACTCCACTGTCCCTTCACACTGCACTGttctgttactgttaccacacaaaacacaactaaaCATTTTGTAGATTCAATTCAAACCCATTCAATTTCTTTTGAgttcaggttttcatttcactgcacgTTGTATattgtatgtaagtgtgtatgagataaaccaaaaaaatcttgaatcttaatGCCAGAGAGCTTCTGTTGGCCTTCAAGCAAGCTTTGTTACCTTGTTAGATTAAGATTAAACCATTGCTATTGCGCATACAGTCAGGGGTTTAAGGGGTGCGCcagtgttgggcccttgagcaagatctttaaccctctctgctacaCATTGctgtattatggctgaccctacctttttttttttttacaagctaGGATGTGCGATGAAAAGAATTTCAcggtgctgtaatgtatgtgtgtcaaATAAATGCTtccgcttcttcttcttcttctactgaAAGCTGCACATCTTAGCTTTTACAGCTAAAGCAGTGGTCAGCCTAAATGAGGAAAGCATGCAGGATGTGAGAGACTCATTTGCTTCTGGTAGTAGTTATTTTCACTTCTCATCAGTTTTATCTAGGTGAATTTgtgttaaaacaaaacaagggcaGGGCTCTGTGTTCATGCAACTTTAAAAGCATAGGGTAGGATTTGTCGTTTATTTAATTATGCCACTGCAgaaaaattcagatttttttctgtgCATGCTAAGATTTTCCTGTTAGCAATGTTGGCACCTTTGGATGcagttttgtatgtgtgtagacTCACTGTGTTCCCCTGGGTCCTTTCTGTACCACAGTGTGTGACGGCAGATGCTCAGGCTGCAAAGGGCCAGGACCTGGGAACTGCGTGGCCTGTGCTGAAGGCTACAAGGACGAAGAGGGCACTTGCACGGGTACAGATCCAGCTCCGACGTCAGCTTTAACTTTATCAGTGTTTGTCTTGTACTTTACAGATTTGATAATGTTCATTGTTACCACTttgttctttctgtctgtcagacGTGGACGAGTGCGAGCTGCCTGACGCAGTGTGTACTGAGGAACACCAGGAGTGCGTCAACACTAACGGCAGCTACAAGTGCCGCTGTGCAGGAGGCTTTGAGGAGCATGATGGAGTTTGTGTTCAGCAAGCTCAACCAGGTATCTTTTCTAATTAACCTTTAAAGATATAGCTATGTGTTTGAGGTTGTAGTGTTTCCGAGTCCATTTCAGTTTTCAATCCAGAGATAAAAGATAAATACTTGCAGGTTACAGGCAATGgtgtaaaatgaaaaaaactaTTTCTATGTATGATATTCATGGTGgcagagaagtgcaaaacaaataaacaaatctgaaaCAATTCAGACTCTTACTCCAAGTCTTAGTActgattggacaagacatctgtcactcaggatatacaagaAGTAAGAAATTGTGTATCTGACTTTATCTTGTGCATGTCTGGAGGTctgtgttcactttaaaccatatTTTTCGATAGTTGCACtttaaatctaataaaataacaaaaatatatatttaaaatatcaaaaataacaaggaaaatggaattcattcaacGGTACTTTAAGGATAGACATTCAAATGTCGTGATtctggatatactgatagcgtatcatggcataaagtTTGTGaggtctaaaaacacacctaaagaacACAGGTATGTTTTTCgaagacaaaactattccagattaaaacGATGTAAGGaatgctataagagcagagctgcgttcatatacacacaaatcaaCTTTCTATTGCTCTTGAGTGACCTGTCTCCtccaatcagcggtaagaattccatttgcaaactaGACCTACgttttctgtttgtctgaattgtcgttctattttgtttttgtatttgttattttgctttcagatttgttattgttttgcacttctcggccaccgtaggTAGCTAGACAGTTTTTAAATatccaattcaatttaattgatttgtatagcgcttttaacactaGACATTGTCTAAGCTGGATCCAAAGCACTTTTGGATACAGTAATTTCTAAGTGAAAATTAAGCTAGAAATATGATCAGAAACTGCTAATCTGACCAAATAATTTTTCCTCTTTTGTGTCCACAGAGGACAGTCAGGAAGGACCTGCTGAGGACACTGAATACTCCAAtacagaaaatgttttaacagaacACCAAGACCTGTGAGCTATTGCTGGAGTTCTCAAATCAGCCACTAGGGGTCAGTAATGGCTCTGAACGTATTTTGACCACCACTTGGTATTTACTGTACATATTTGAGAAACTGCACTTACGTACCGGTCAAACATGGACAACTCTTTATTCCGGTGGAAAACGTCGAACCCAAGCACTGCTGCTCAAATGAGAAAAGGCCGTTGTCTcgttttaaaatatgttttttttttcttcttcatttatttgtgaagtaaaataaagtcacaccacatcatctcttGTGTTCATTTTGTGTAGGATTTGGGTGTCATAGGGTTTGGGTCCTGACACATTGGGGTAGTTGCATATACTTTGTATgagagaatgaaaaataaaaacctattAATGATATGCTTTGGTGTTTGGGTTAaactacatttttaattattattttccttttcctcccttCATGGCAAAGAATCTTATAAGAGTTTCTTTTTAAAACCTGTTCTGAAAACATTTACTGAGGAAAATGTAAGACTGATGCTATGGATGATCGTACTTCCCATGAATGATTATCGACAGATGTGTGACAAAGATGAGGCTGCATGttaaagtcaaataaaaatacaatgttTAGAGGGCTGGAAGTGCtgagatgaaataaataaattatatgcataattattattaagtaattatttaggtgattaattaattaaaagtaaaaattagttagggtaaatatataaaatatatcaatttTACTGATGACCTGTGCTTTGTATTCACAACTGTTAACAAATAATTTGtagattaaatataaatataattaacgGTAGGCTTAACTTTGTCTGGTAGTGACTGTaaattatatttacagcattccTACTGTCATGATTACTGCTGTAGTTGTGCAGCAATACAGTTGTTTTagctatttttatatttatatctggaATAAATTTGATTCACTGATCCTAATAAAAGAatggtgtttgtttatttgtttatttatttatttataatataatataattaaagcaATCATTTTGGTTGACATAAGAAAGAATTAGAAATCAAATTCCACAATAACAGCTTGTTAAAATGAACATCAAGTCAGACTAaatgaaagcaaacaaaaagaaagcacgcTTTATTGGTTGTGAGCTTGCTGGTAAGCATTACAGACCTAATATTACCTAATAATTCTTAGCTTTACTTTGagtttaaatgtacattttatccAAAGCCGCTTACTAATGAGGAAACACAAGCAAAGTGATATATCAAGCAGAGGATAATAAAAATAGTGCTACCagatacaatatattgccaaaagttttgggacacccctccaaatcattgaattcaggtgttgtttatcaggggttaggttcggccccttagttccagtgaaaggaactcttaatgcttcagcataccaagacattatggacaatttcatgctcccaactttgtaggaacagtttggtgatgaccccttcctgttccaacatgactgtacaccagggcacaaagcaaggtccataaagacatggatgaacgagtttggtgtggaggaacttgactgacctgcacagagtcaacctgatagaatatctttgggatgaattagagtggagactgtatgTATTGCTTCCCTGTTACTCTCACCCCGTTtgactgaaatgaatgaatgctgttccttttttttcttttttttttaaataaaaaatataggatgttaaaaaataatgaaagaattGTTGAAAAAATAGTATTTACTTTGCTTCTTGTAAATGCTTTGGAGATTCAGATTTATATGATAAGGGATGTACCTGACCATACTGACCTAAATGACACTTCTGACCTAAATTAAAATGTCACTTCAACTCAGACATGTGCAGCAAAAGGGTGATTTTTGGCATGGACAGAGTAATGCTTCATtatacagagaaaagaaaatctgttATAATGGAAATCTGTTAGTAGATGCTGTAGATCTGAATCTATAGCTAGTGAATACTGAAGACAGGACAGATACCTGCACCTGTTTAGTAAAGCTGCTGTTTTGATATTTGATCTATATCAGGACCTACACAGGAAAGTTTAGGGAGGCTTATAGAGATCGAGATATTCACAAACACTTTTTCTCCTTGTTTTCTACATGCTTTGAAATCTAGTTGTAGAGTAAAATTAGTCATGCTGTAAGTTGTAGTATGTTATAATTACAacagtgttacagcagctacaaAGCAAAGTCCTCTAAATACAGACTGATGCTACAGCTTGTACTGTGAACATTTTCCTAGAATAGAAGGCAGGCTGATGTATCAAACTGGTCTGGTCACAGTATTCTAGAAATGACATGAAATTCTGACAGTAAAGCCAAACACGTGTTTTATTAAATGGAGACACAGTTTAATTAACAGTTGTGCATCCTTTGGTGACTATACAGTATGTTGTGtacttattcctaattagacTGAATTGTACCCATTGTATCGGGTTAGATTGTGTCcaaaaaagaagacattttgtCTTGATCCACAGTCTCAAAGTGGGGTCTGGGGACCTTGTGGTATCAATGAAGCATAATAAGGGAGCCAGGGGTACCATGGACATGTCCAGCGAAGCACTGGCAAGGACTTCCACTATAAagttatacttattattatgcttttaaaaaaaaaaaaaattattacattGTTTGACTGGTCAGGTGATGGGGTTTGATCCAAATAATacacatataaataataaaaccctCAATAGATGTACAATTCTTGACTCAAATACCATGcttaaatatcaaataaatatcCTTAAACAATGTGAGtgtaaatactactactactactactactactacaattaataataataataataataataataatgatattaataataataataacaattattattattattaatattaatattgttttattattattattattattattattattattattattattattattattataggatTCTTTTTCTCACATAAATCTGAAAGAGGTccacattttttgtttgtttgtctctctgttttcaAAGGACCCTTGACCATATAAGATCCCCTTTTCCAGATTTTCAAATCTACAGTAAAATAAGTtcattaattgtttaattttaaGTGTTTCTCTCTTATGGCACAGTTTCCCAACTTTGGACCTAGAATACCCATTCTCCTAAACATTTAGTCTTTTCTCTGATGTCAATCACAACATCCACAGCTAATCAGTGAAATAAAGACACTTTTTGAGCTGATGTGTTTAAAATAGTCATTAAAGGTCAATGCATACTCCAGGATCAGCTTTGGGAAAGCGTTGATATTCTGGTGTTTTTCAGTATGAGCGATGGTATTTGTATCCACTTGGTGGCAGTATAAAACCAAATTTCAGATATTTCGGCATTGTACCAGGTAGACCTGAGGGCCGGAGGTGCTTCAGTTCCTGCCTTTGTTCCTCAATGATAGCAATGTGTGGAGTGATACACACTT from Hemibagrus wyckioides isolate EC202008001 linkage group LG19, SWU_Hwy_1.0, whole genome shotgun sequence encodes the following:
- the creld2 gene encoding cysteine-rich with EGF-like domain protein 2, encoding MPLSDMISLLFCLVFVLSFGNGNAKDLGALCSTCKQITDNFNKGFERTTKKNFGGGNTAWEERKLSKYETSEIRLVEILEGLCDSSSFECNHMVEEYEEHFETWWFKRKTKHPDLHKWFCIETIKVCCPKGTFGPDCNSCVGGSDRPCHGNGRCDGDGTRGGSGKCTCDPGYEGEFCLDCAERYFSEERNDTFSSCKECHSSCTTCTGATNKDCNDCRDGWEEDEEEACIDIDECSKDPPPCKDKEYCLNTDGSYSCNVCDGRCSGCKGPGPGNCVACAEGYKDEEGTCTDVDECELPDAVCTEEHQECVNTNGSYKCRCAGGFEEHDGVCVQQAQPEDSQEGPAEDTEYSNTENVLTEHQDL